From Aquila chrysaetos chrysaetos chromosome 3, bAquChr1.4, whole genome shotgun sequence, the proteins below share one genomic window:
- the TTPAL gene encoding alpha-tocopherol transfer protein-like: MSGDSDCTRTSPSAGSPSDNEFLPDRPKYVCSLSPDLITKAREELQEKPEWRLRDVQALRDMVCKDYPSLGTCLDDAFLLRFLRARKFDYDRALQLLVNYHTCRRSWPEVFNNLKPSAIKPVLESGFVTVLPRLDPEGRHVVCIRPDRWTPSNYPITENIRAIYLTLEKLIQSEETQVNGIVILADYKGVSLSKASHFGPFVAKKVIGILQDGFPIRIKAVNIINEPRIFKGIFAIIKPFLKEKIANRFFLHGCDLNSLHQNIPPVILPEEYGGTSGKLDISAWNELLLASEEDFLHDFSQLVLPCDSSPHDMLVSGDADEKQCDDSLRGMKPQLYYCY; encoded by the exons ATGTCAGGAGACAGCGACTGCACCAGGACAAGTCCATCAGCAGGGTCCCCATCAGACAACGAGTTCTTGCCAGATCGGCCAAAGTATGTTTGCTCACTGTCTCCTGATCTCATTACCAAAGCCCGGGAAGAGCTCCAGGAGAAACCTGAATGGAGGCTCCGTGATGTGCAGGCACTCCGAGATATGGTGTGCAAAGACTATCCCTCCCTGGGGACCTGCCTGGACGATGCTTTTTTGCTAAGATTCCTCAGAGCCAGGAAATTTGATTATGATCGAGCGCTTCAGCTTCTGGTGAACTACCACACCTGTAGGAGGAGCTGGCCTGAGGTCTTCAATAACTTGAAGCCATCCGCAATAAAGCCTGTCCTAGAGTCTGGTTTTGTCACTGTGCTGCCTCGTCTGGACCCAGAGGGACGCCATGTCGTCTGCATCCGCCCAG ACAGATGGACACCCAGTAATTATCCGATTACTGAGAACATTCGTGCCATATACTTAACGTTAGAAAAACTCATTCAGTCCGAAGAGACCCAGGTGAATGGAATTGTAATCCTGGCAGACTACAAAGGAGTCAGCTTATCTAAGGCGTCTCATTTTGGTCCTTTTGTAGCCAAAAAAGTGATTGGAATTCTTCAG GATGGATTCCCCATTCGAATAAAAGCTGTTAACATAATAAATGAGCCTCGTATATTCAAAGGCATTTTTGCAATCATCAAGCCTTTTCTGAAGGAGAAGATAGCAAACCGG ttttttcttcATGGCTGTGATCTGAATTCCCTTCATCAAAACATTCCTCCAGTGATCCTTCCTGAAGAGTATGGTGGTACTTCAGGGAAGCTGGACATCTCTGCATGGAATGAGCTGCTGCTAGCCTCTGAAGAAGACTTCCTGCATGATTTCTCACAGCTGGTTCTCCCGTGTGACAGCTCTCCCCATGACATGCTAGTGAGCGGGGATGCTGATGAAAAGCAATGTGATGATTCTCTGCGAGGCATGAAACCTCAACTCTATTACTGTTATTAA